One part of the Bacteroidia bacterium genome encodes these proteins:
- a CDS encoding pseudouridine synthase, with amino-acid sequence MEVPELNILHLDEHIVAVDKPAGMIVHRNEYTQREFENLLNLLSRQLKKHLYPVHRLDRATAGVMIFALTKEAANVMMRAFAEKRVNKEYVCIVRGLAEAEGKIDRELRKKPTRKFQAAETHFWTLAQKELPIPIGEFESVRYSLLKVHPLTGRRHQIRRHLSYEHHPILGDKKHGVRDHNRLWRDEFQLPGLMLQAYKLEFAHPENDEQVQLFSPQLAPHIQAAIDYMEWKKPF; translated from the coding sequence ATGGAGGTCCCCGAACTAAACATCCTGCATTTGGATGAACACATCGTAGCAGTTGACAAACCGGCAGGCATGATCGTTCATCGAAACGAGTACACCCAAAGGGAATTTGAGAATCTCCTCAATCTCCTGAGTCGCCAGCTAAAAAAACACCTCTATCCTGTGCATCGATTAGACAGAGCTACAGCAGGCGTGATGATATTCGCCCTCACAAAAGAAGCCGCCAATGTGATGATGCGCGCTTTTGCAGAAAAAAGGGTGAACAAAGAATATGTCTGCATCGTTCGAGGTTTAGCTGAAGCAGAAGGAAAAATAGATCGGGAACTCAGGAAAAAACCCACCCGCAAATTTCAAGCTGCCGAAACCCATTTCTGGACCCTCGCCCAAAAGGAATTGCCCATACCTATAGGAGAATTTGAAAGTGTTCGCTATTCTTTATTAAAAGTTCATCCGCTAACCGGGAGGAGACATCAGATTCGCAGACACCTTTCCTACGAGCATCACCCTATTCTCGGAGACAAAAAACATGGCGTTCGAGATCACAACCGTTTGTGGAGAGACGAATTTCAGCTTCCAGGTCTTATGCTTCAGGCCTATAAACTGGAATTTGCTCATCCAGAAAACGATGAACAAGTTCAGCTATTTAGTCCCCAACTTGCCCCACATATACAGGCTGCCATTGATTATATGGAATGGAAAAAGCCCTTTTAA
- a CDS encoding tetratricopeptide repeat protein — translation MKTYLSIVLCLLTGFLAQNLHAQSNLSPADKIEISYNAKLMIKELESLLNVISNENITLSQTEMLIANSFSSENPNQLFYDQNAIVEDDVNPRHYKAEDAVDLSALRYLQDLDIFYKKTASPTIQFDSIKSSAVEKKSYTYVRVYFQSKFGSTHKEVANRYRSGKRIAELRADKEGSQWKTRIVSIVFLGEDEKFEEINYQMAESISLAMGGNESLSSDSRAAEIEARAKEIEAEYLRKFEEDIQARKERFEKEKQATYKSLVDRGDRALEEEEFQKALAAYEEAQAVDPYQVSLLKKINSVKQIVDDKARMESAQFLAAEKLGRLNATIHNYEIALKHYRQALKLRPGIEEIEMKIKEMDQNQIYLHDLKARYGKDYQAGIKVYNKELKKKGENPDLYLARGKCYLEIEKVKQAVNDFTKAIKLYPDLREAYLLRGSIAEKEQNYNKAITDFGLAISTFRNDPDLLRRRAKLFVLTRQDEKGIEDYTEAIEFSPQRVELYKERGIIRNRLEIHGNAVNDFAQVVRLSPEDPEGWYYRGLSYLGLQEFTAASEDFIKARNNGLNKTGREHLKKIANDYFKTGQDAYAQKNFSFARESFTHATEVEPKFKEAWYNKGEAAFKEEKFLEAIEDYGQVLKLDGNYYMAFKQRGLSRQKLGQLSLAVKDFENSMAVEPAYLPSYIYAGDTYQALGKLDRALTCYDKLLQRDAVQAEVQFKAGKLRTQIGNHPQAVKNLSAALKEEKNFAEAYYYRGRAYEGMKDLSRAFSDYSSAIKYQPNFPAAYLSRGDVHFKNGKFKKAIPEYTQALKQKEGYAEAYIQKARTQFRLGENISAIQSFKYAFKLNNSFETSENLWELAYSYLNAGNIQEAKNHFVMAQGGSPEVPHQIKMGMGLIKIKEGDQDAGLSLLKEAIKEGKYKTAVLKKHPALKSFKKDKSVKELISRFGR, via the coding sequence ATGAAAACTTATTTATCAATCGTACTCTGCCTGCTGACAGGCTTCTTAGCTCAAAACTTACACGCACAATCCAACCTAAGTCCAGCCGACAAGATCGAGATTTCCTATAATGCTAAACTCATGATCAAGGAGCTGGAATCTCTGCTCAATGTGATTAGCAATGAAAATATCACCTTGAGCCAGACGGAAATGCTGATTGCCAATAGTTTTTCCTCTGAAAATCCCAATCAGCTTTTTTATGATCAAAATGCCATCGTTGAGGATGATGTAAATCCTCGCCATTATAAAGCTGAGGATGCGGTGGATCTAAGCGCACTTCGCTATCTGCAGGATCTGGACATTTTCTACAAGAAAACAGCCAGTCCCACAATCCAGTTTGATTCTATCAAAAGTTCGGCAGTAGAAAAAAAATCCTATACCTATGTACGGGTGTATTTCCAAAGCAAATTCGGGAGTACCCATAAGGAAGTTGCCAATCGATATCGATCTGGAAAACGAATCGCAGAACTCCGTGCAGATAAAGAAGGGAGTCAGTGGAAAACCCGCATCGTGAGCATCGTCTTCCTGGGAGAAGATGAGAAATTTGAGGAAATCAATTATCAAATGGCCGAATCCATCTCATTGGCTATGGGAGGAAACGAAAGCCTTAGTAGTGATTCTCGTGCTGCGGAAATAGAAGCCCGCGCCAAAGAAATAGAAGCAGAATATCTCCGAAAGTTTGAAGAGGATATTCAAGCAAGAAAAGAGCGATTTGAAAAAGAGAAACAAGCTACCTATAAATCTCTGGTTGATAGAGGGGATCGCGCCTTGGAGGAAGAAGAATTCCAAAAAGCCCTGGCTGCCTATGAAGAAGCGCAGGCAGTAGATCCCTATCAGGTAAGTCTCCTGAAGAAAATCAATAGCGTAAAGCAGATTGTGGATGATAAAGCGCGTATGGAATCTGCTCAATTTCTGGCTGCAGAAAAATTAGGCAGGCTAAATGCTACCATTCACAACTATGAAATTGCACTCAAGCATTATCGTCAGGCCTTGAAATTGCGTCCGGGTATTGAGGAGATTGAGATGAAGATCAAGGAAATGGATCAAAACCAGATTTATCTTCATGATCTGAAAGCCCGTTATGGAAAAGATTATCAGGCAGGGATCAAAGTTTATAATAAAGAGCTAAAGAAGAAGGGTGAGAATCCGGACCTCTATTTGGCCAGAGGAAAATGCTATCTGGAGATCGAAAAGGTCAAACAAGCCGTCAATGATTTCACCAAAGCGATCAAACTCTATCCAGACCTGCGCGAAGCTTATCTATTGAGAGGCTCAATTGCTGAAAAGGAACAAAATTATAATAAAGCCATTACGGATTTTGGATTGGCTATTTCTACCTTTAGAAATGATCCTGATCTCCTGAGAAGAAGAGCCAAACTCTTTGTACTTACCCGTCAGGATGAAAAGGGAATTGAAGACTATACTGAAGCCATAGAGTTTAGCCCACAAAGGGTAGAACTTTACAAAGAAAGAGGAATCATTCGCAATCGACTGGAAATCCACGGAAATGCTGTAAATGATTTCGCTCAGGTCGTCCGTTTGAGTCCCGAAGATCCAGAGGGTTGGTACTATCGTGGGCTTTCTTATTTAGGCTTACAGGAATTCACGGCGGCTTCCGAAGATTTTATCAAAGCCCGAAATAACGGCCTTAACAAAACAGGTCGAGAGCATTTGAAAAAAATCGCCAATGACTACTTCAAAACTGGTCAGGATGCCTACGCACAAAAGAATTTCAGTTTCGCAAGAGAATCTTTTACCCATGCGACCGAAGTTGAACCCAAGTTTAAAGAAGCCTGGTATAACAAAGGAGAAGCGGCTTTTAAAGAAGAAAAGTTTCTGGAAGCCATCGAAGACTACGGCCAGGTACTCAAACTGGATGGCAATTATTATATGGCATTCAAGCAAAGAGGGCTTTCTCGTCAAAAACTGGGACAACTCAGTCTCGCAGTCAAGGATTTTGAAAATTCTATGGCTGTGGAGCCTGCATATTTACCCAGTTACATTTACGCGGGAGATACCTATCAGGCTTTAGGCAAACTGGACAGAGCCCTGACATGTTATGACAAACTCTTACAAAGAGATGCTGTGCAAGCTGAAGTTCAGTTCAAAGCGGGCAAACTTCGGACACAAATAGGTAATCACCCACAAGCTGTCAAGAATCTTTCGGCTGCACTAAAAGAAGAGAAAAATTTTGCTGAAGCCTATTATTATCGAGGAAGAGCTTATGAAGGAATGAAAGACCTCAGCAGAGCTTTTTCCGATTATTCAAGTGCTATCAAATACCAACCAAATTTCCCGGCAGCTTATTTATCTAGAGGAGATGTGCATTTCAAAAATGGCAAGTTCAAAAAAGCCATACCTGAATACACCCAGGCTCTCAAGCAGAAGGAAGGCTATGCAGAAGCTTACATCCAAAAAGCCAGAACTCAGTTTCGACTGGGAGAAAACATTTCTGCCATTCAAAGCTTCAAATATGCCTTTAAACTCAATAACAGTTTCGAAACTTCTGAGAATCTTTGGGAACTGGCCTATAGCTACCTAAATGCTGGTAATATTCAGGAAGCCAAAAATCACTTTGTCATGGCTCAGGGTGGAAGTCCAGAAGTTCCTCACCAAATCAAAATGGGTATGGGCTTAATAAAAATTAAAGAAGGAGATCAGGATGCAGGATTGAGCTTGCTGAAAGAAGCCATCAAAGAAGGCAAATATAAAACTGCCGTATTGAAAAAGCATCCCGCACTCAAAAGTTTCAAAAAAGACAAATCTGTAAAAGAACTAATCTCTCGCTTCGGGAGGTAG
- a CDS encoding NADP(H)-dependent aldo-keto reductase: protein MKYTQLGKTDEKVSLICLGTMTFGEQNTEAEGHEQLDYAVSQGINFIDTAEMYPIATRKETQGDTERIIGTWLKKRNKRDDLILATKITGPAPHITWLRDPMKFDASQIREALEGSLKRLQTDYVDLYQLHWPERRTNFFGQRGYKHNPKSVWEENFEEILETVQDLMKEGKIRHLGLSNETPWGFQKFLQLSERKNLPRVVSVQNPYSLLNRLYEVGMAEISIREDAGLLAYSPLAFGLLSGKYHRGEDNEKSRINLFKVFARYNSTNCHKATEEYMKIAEQEGISPTQLALAFVNSRDFMTSNIIGATSMEQLKENISSVDIELSTDALKAIEAVQANIPDPAP, encoded by the coding sequence ATGAAGTACACCCAATTAGGAAAAACCGATGAAAAAGTGAGCCTGATTTGTCTGGGAACAATGACTTTTGGTGAACAGAACACAGAAGCAGAGGGCCATGAACAACTGGATTATGCTGTTTCTCAAGGCATCAATTTCATTGATACAGCAGAGATGTATCCCATCGCTACCCGTAAGGAAACTCAGGGAGATACAGAGAGAATCATTGGGACCTGGTTGAAGAAAAGAAATAAGCGGGACGATTTGATCCTGGCTACCAAAATTACAGGCCCTGCTCCTCATATTACCTGGTTGAGGGATCCGATGAAATTTGACGCTTCGCAAATTCGAGAAGCCTTAGAAGGGAGTTTGAAGCGCTTGCAAACAGATTATGTAGATTTATACCAGCTCCACTGGCCAGAAAGAAGAACAAATTTCTTCGGACAGAGGGGATATAAGCATAATCCCAAAAGTGTCTGGGAGGAAAACTTTGAAGAGATACTTGAGACAGTTCAGGATTTGATGAAAGAAGGAAAAATTCGGCATCTCGGTTTGTCCAATGAAACGCCCTGGGGATTTCAAAAGTTTCTGCAGCTTTCTGAAAGAAAAAATTTACCCAGAGTAGTAAGCGTCCAGAATCCCTATAGTCTGCTCAATAGACTTTATGAAGTAGGGATGGCTGAAATATCGATACGGGAAGATGCGGGTTTGCTGGCTTATTCACCTCTGGCTTTTGGCTTGTTGAGTGGGAAATACCATAGAGGAGAGGACAATGAGAAATCTCGTATCAATCTCTTTAAGGTTTTTGCGCGATACAATAGTACCAATTGCCATAAGGCTACAGAAGAATACATGAAAATCGCTGAGCAGGAAGGAATTTCTCCCACCCAATTGGCACTTGCTTTTGTCAATAGTAGGGACTTTATGACGAGCAACATCATCGGGGCAACTTCTATGGAGCAATTGAAAGAGAATATCTCAAGTGTAGATATTGAACTTTCAACAGATGCACTAAAAGCCATCGAAGCTGTACAGGCAAATATTCCTGATCCAGCCCCCTAG
- a CDS encoding EI24 domain-containing protein, whose amino-acid sequence MIQNYFSGFFSFWGAFSFLSKHKLWSYVMIPGLISLVVAGLIFSGAYASSDDLGHWLIGFYPFEWGKETFEWVAGSLSFVLMIILSLLIFKYLVMVIVSPFMGTLSEKVESKITGKAAPNVSMKAMIADMVRGIRIALRNLFREIIFVLLLTIAGSIFGTIIPIVGGILPTVMIFLIQAYFVGFGNLDYLLERKRYGIKDSVRFARRHKWMAMGNGTAFTLLLFVPILGWFLAPAMGTTGATIEGLKKLEREQ is encoded by the coding sequence ATGATTCAAAACTATTTCTCCGGCTTTTTTTCCTTTTGGGGAGCTTTTAGTTTTCTCAGTAAACATAAGCTTTGGTCTTATGTCATGATTCCCGGCCTGATCAGCCTGGTCGTAGCTGGCTTGATTTTCAGTGGAGCCTATGCCAGTTCGGATGATTTGGGACATTGGTTGATCGGATTTTATCCCTTTGAGTGGGGGAAAGAAACCTTTGAATGGGTGGCTGGAAGTCTTTCATTCGTCCTGATGATCATCCTTTCCCTTTTGATCTTCAAATATCTGGTGATGGTTATCGTATCGCCTTTCATGGGAACCCTTTCTGAAAAGGTGGAAAGTAAAATTACCGGCAAAGCTGCTCCGAATGTATCGATGAAGGCCATGATCGCAGATATGGTGAGAGGAATACGCATCGCCTTGAGGAATCTCTTTCGGGAAATCATCTTTGTTTTATTGCTGACCATTGCCGGTTCGATTTTCGGGACCATTATCCCAATAGTTGGTGGGATCTTACCCACCGTTATGATCTTTTTGATTCAGGCTTATTTTGTAGGCTTTGGAAATCTGGATTATCTCCTGGAAAGAAAGCGATATGGAATCAAAGACAGTGTTCGTTTTGCCAGGAGACATAAATGGATGGCAATGGGGAATGGTACGGCCTTTACCTTGCTACTTTTTGTGCCTATATTAGGTTGGTTCCTGGCTCCAGCTATGGGTACTACGGGAGCGACAATCGAAGGGCTGAAGAAATTGGAGCGGGAGCAATAA
- a CDS encoding sulfatase-like hydrolase/transferase → MKLLQISCFIGLLSLCLFPACTEKVAEEAAALPNIILINVDDIGYGDFGAYGQKLIKTPRIDQMAKEGALFTNFYAGSTVCGPSRAALLSGFHMGHHFSCTNGQGNLAGSFRTWPHLLKERGYRTAMFGKQHNAQLEDSTVLGDSPLDRGFEEFVGHLNAVDAHQYFFDGKTDGWKRRKYLWKSNSAGKIEPYHIGPDRYTQNEFMAQAQRYIREHQQEPFFLYLPFTIAHAELAIPKPGDPDHDASKDKGIWEQYLDAEGNSIFPEFDYQGDNIYARPIPFKSRATFAAMISHLDRDVGEILDLLSELNLDENTLVLLTSDNGPADEGGVDEQQIDGKLESPFNSNGGLTGFKRSLYEGGIRVPMIAWWPGKIEAGKKIESPFANYDIGPTLVDMSESANIPDSDGMSFFPALMGKEQQEHDFLYWEWNGKQALRMGNWKFYRGLNESESDPLELYDLSLDPSEQNDLSGEQTHADLLLKAKEILNRESAGTACKFIPLALK, encoded by the coding sequence ATGAAACTACTACAAATCTCCTGCTTCATAGGGCTATTGTCCTTATGTCTATTCCCCGCTTGTACAGAAAAAGTTGCTGAAGAAGCAGCTGCCTTACCCAATATTATCCTGATCAATGTAGATGACATTGGCTATGGAGACTTTGGAGCATATGGCCAGAAACTGATCAAAACCCCTCGCATCGATCAGATGGCGAAAGAAGGTGCCCTGTTTACCAATTTTTATGCAGGTTCAACGGTCTGTGGCCCATCGCGTGCAGCCTTATTGAGTGGCTTTCATATGGGCCATCATTTCAGTTGCACCAATGGGCAGGGAAATCTGGCCGGGAGTTTTCGTACCTGGCCACATTTGTTGAAAGAGCGGGGATACCGGACGGCTATGTTTGGCAAGCAGCATAATGCACAGTTGGAAGATTCGACTGTATTGGGTGATAGTCCACTTGATAGAGGATTTGAAGAATTTGTGGGTCATCTCAATGCCGTTGATGCGCATCAGTATTTCTTTGATGGAAAGACAGATGGCTGGAAGCGACGAAAGTATTTATGGAAATCAAATTCAGCGGGCAAAATTGAACCTTATCATATAGGTCCGGATCGTTACACCCAAAATGAGTTTATGGCTCAGGCACAGAGATATATTCGGGAGCATCAACAAGAGCCTTTTTTCCTCTACCTTCCCTTCACTATCGCACATGCTGAGTTGGCGATTCCCAAGCCGGGGGATCCTGATCATGATGCTAGCAAAGACAAAGGTATTTGGGAACAATACCTGGATGCAGAAGGGAATAGTATCTTTCCGGAATTTGACTATCAGGGAGACAATATCTACGCCCGTCCGATTCCCTTTAAGAGTCGCGCCACTTTTGCAGCTATGATTAGTCACCTGGATAGGGATGTAGGCGAAATTCTGGATTTACTCAGTGAATTAAATTTGGATGAAAATACCCTGGTCCTCTTGACCAGTGATAATGGACCGGCAGATGAAGGAGGAGTAGATGAGCAACAAATTGATGGCAAGTTGGAGAGTCCTTTCAACAGCAATGGAGGACTGACGGGATTCAAAAGGAGTTTGTATGAGGGAGGAATACGGGTACCCATGATTGCCTGGTGGCCCGGAAAAATTGAAGCAGGTAAAAAGATCGAAAGCCCCTTCGCCAATTATGATATCGGGCCGACTTTGGTAGATATGAGTGAGAGCGCAAATATCCCTGATAGTGATGGAATGAGTTTCTTCCCGGCATTGATGGGAAAGGAACAGCAAGAACATGATTTTCTCTATTGGGAGTGGAATGGGAAACAAGCCCTTCGTATGGGGAATTGGAAGTTTTACAGAGGCTTGAATGAAAGCGAAAGCGATCCTTTGGAACTCTATGACCTCTCTCTCGATCCTTCAGAACAAAATGATCTGTCAGGAGAGCAAACACATGCGGACTTACTCCTAAAAGCCAAAGAGATATTGAATCGGGAAAGTGCAGGTACTGCCTGCAAATTTATTCCTCTGGCTTTGAAATAG
- a CDS encoding FAD-dependent monooxygenase encodes MSSHPPILIIGAGIGGLCTAIALQKQGFPVQVYEKVPELRGLGAGLILATNAMKALKAIGIVEEIQEIGYELTRFSLLAEDGKVLNAGIDAERLKKRYGFGSYAVHRADLHNKLISLLKEGSLHTGKACKRVGQSEESSWVEFEDGSRAEGIAMVASDGIHSVIRQQHLPGVNLRYSGYTCWRAIIDASNLEEQEDLASETWGKNGRFGIVPLSNNRIYWFATKNAPENDAEMAKWKLEDLKQNFSGFHDKVQHVLAQTKEEDLLWNDIHDFKPLETYAFERILLLGDAAHATTPNMGQGACMAIEDAAVLRSCLKTAESYISAFEEFEVRRMERNKWIVNTSYRIGAMGQWSNGLMSRFRNRLMRMTPQSTTDRQMTKLFDIKF; translated from the coding sequence ATGAGTTCCCACCCTCCCATTCTGATCATCGGTGCAGGTATAGGCGGTTTGTGTACAGCTATAGCCTTGCAGAAACAGGGATTTCCAGTACAGGTATATGAAAAAGTTCCCGAACTAAGGGGACTTGGTGCTGGTCTGATATTGGCCACCAATGCCATGAAGGCCCTCAAAGCCATCGGTATTGTAGAAGAAATCCAGGAAATCGGCTATGAGCTTACTAGATTTAGTCTATTGGCAGAAGATGGAAAAGTCCTAAATGCAGGCATAGATGCCGAAAGATTGAAAAAAAGATATGGCTTTGGTTCTTATGCAGTCCATCGGGCTGATTTGCATAACAAATTGATCAGTTTGCTCAAAGAAGGCAGCCTGCATACCGGGAAAGCCTGTAAACGTGTTGGACAGAGCGAAGAAAGCAGCTGGGTTGAATTCGAAGATGGAAGTCGGGCTGAGGGGATTGCTATGGTTGCCTCAGATGGGATTCATTCTGTGATCCGCCAACAACATCTTCCTGGAGTGAACCTTCGATACAGCGGATATACTTGCTGGCGTGCTATTATTGATGCCAGCAATCTTGAGGAGCAGGAAGATTTGGCAAGTGAGACCTGGGGAAAGAATGGCCGATTTGGCATTGTCCCACTGAGCAACAATCGGATTTATTGGTTCGCTACCAAGAATGCTCCGGAGAATGATGCTGAAATGGCAAAATGGAAACTGGAGGACCTGAAACAGAATTTTTCCGGCTTCCATGACAAGGTGCAGCATGTCTTGGCCCAAACCAAAGAAGAAGACCTCCTTTGGAACGATATCCATGACTTCAAACCTCTGGAAACCTATGCCTTCGAAAGAATTCTCCTATTAGGGGATGCTGCACATGCCACTACACCCAATATGGGACAAGGGGCCTGCATGGCCATAGAAGATGCCGCTGTACTTCGGTCCTGCCTCAAAACCGCAGAAAGCTATATTTCTGCTTTCGAAGAGTTTGAAGTTCGTCGTATGGAGCGAAACAAATGGATCGTAAATACTTCCTACCGCATCGGCGCTATGGGCCAGTGGAGCAATGGCCTGATGTCCAGATTTCGAAATCGCCTCATGCGCATGACACCTCAGAGTACCACAGATCGCCAAATGACGAAGTTGTTTGATATTAAATTCTGA
- a CDS encoding DUF3575 domain-containing protein: MKALVTTQDTSFSQQAIIKVASLFTLLSIVFALNSFAQQATILKVNVSPMFTGEYGATLEHKLSKRASIYGEASYLNKDNSTVIGQGFGTKAGLRYYFNIKRSYKKGRNKSKMKAFAGHFISAEGRYGQLVPASESFDLQLSRQYSKFAIHYGAQKFWKNFFINAEVGPSWGTSDFADTGSKGYYTDGFNLDGRFSIGLAF; the protein is encoded by the coding sequence ATGAAAGCTTTAGTTACCACCCAAGACACTTCCTTCTCTCAGCAGGCCATTATCAAAGTTGCTAGCCTTTTTACTTTGCTTTCGATAGTATTTGCCCTCAATAGCTTTGCTCAGCAAGCGACTATCTTGAAAGTGAATGTCAGCCCCATGTTTACCGGGGAGTATGGAGCCACTTTGGAACACAAACTCAGCAAAAGGGCCTCTATCTATGGAGAAGCGTCTTATCTGAATAAGGATAATTCGACAGTGATAGGACAAGGTTTCGGGACTAAAGCTGGATTGCGCTATTACTTCAACATTAAGCGCAGTTATAAGAAAGGTCGCAATAAAAGTAAGATGAAAGCCTTTGCCGGACATTTCATCAGTGCCGAAGGACGATACGGTCAATTGGTACCTGCTTCCGAGTCATTTGACTTACAGTTGAGCCGTCAGTATAGCAAGTTTGCCATCCATTATGGTGCTCAGAAATTCTGGAAGAACTTCTTTATCAATGCAGAAGTAGGACCTTCCTGGGGAACTTCAGACTTCGCTGACACCGGTTCCAAAGGATACTATACCGATGGATTCAATCTCGACGGACGTTTTTCCATCGGACTAGCCTTCTAA